Proteins encoded together in one Lysinibacillus sp. FSL K6-0232 window:
- a CDS encoding 5'-nucleotidase C-terminal domain-containing protein, giving the protein MTNKRNRFYTATVAALAVAALAVAPASAASPFSDVKEDHAHYEGITTLYAAGIVNGYPGGTFKPDTKVTRGQAAKMIAGALQLDTKNVTNPNFSDVPASNPYYGSIAALAELKVISGYDDDTFRPNQTITHGNLAKILGSIPTLPELESTQGYAEDASVTRGQLATFIAEALTKSGIETPEVPETPETPTEDGFTLSVLHVNDTHSHAENFPKLATAVKEQREAKENVLTLHAGDALTGTLYFNEFQGKADLAMINEIGFDAMVFGNHEFDLGSSPEGLQALADFVKGAKFPFVGANVDFSADDKFTGLFTDLVSSEPENGKIYNGIVKEINGEKVGIFGLTTEETKDISSPEKVTFSNYIDEAKKAVTAFEGMGVNKIIALTHIGYNDNPNVDNDILLAKNVPGIDVIVGAHDHKKLDEPFVVDTNTVGEEKDATLIVQANEYVKYLGTLDVTFDDNGIVTEYEGELIDLGEVAEEEALVKLLAPYKEKVDAANNKEIGVTLTEELANPRASEDSLESVRSNETALGNIITDGMLAKAQQYTDKTVVMALQNGGGIRAAIPAGNVTVGQVITVLPFGNTLALMDVTGAELKAAFEHSVRNAPQENGGFLHIAGAKLQYDSSKEAGARVVSIEYFDKTTNQYVAIEDGKTYTVATNAYTAGGGDGFEMFGKAYEEGRVTELGLSDWENFQEQLQSLKEVKTTTEGRIVDIAQQQ; this is encoded by the coding sequence ATGACAAACAAACGAAACAGATTTTACACAGCAACTGTAGCAGCATTGGCTGTAGCAGCATTGGCAGTAGCACCAGCATCAGCGGCAAGCCCTTTTTCAGATGTCAAGGAAGACCATGCCCACTATGAAGGCATTACTACACTCTATGCAGCAGGTATTGTCAATGGATACCCAGGCGGTACATTTAAACCAGATACGAAAGTTACACGTGGACAAGCTGCGAAAATGATTGCAGGCGCATTGCAGCTAGATACAAAAAATGTAACAAATCCAAATTTTTCAGATGTTCCTGCATCGAATCCCTATTATGGTTCAATCGCAGCGCTTGCTGAGCTCAAAGTTATTTCAGGCTACGATGATGACACATTCCGTCCAAATCAAACGATTACACATGGTAATCTAGCGAAAATTCTAGGTTCTATTCCAACATTACCAGAATTAGAGAGTACTCAAGGCTATGCAGAAGATGCTAGTGTAACACGTGGACAGCTTGCAACCTTTATTGCAGAAGCATTAACAAAATCAGGTATCGAAACACCTGAAGTCCCAGAAACGCCTGAAACACCAACAGAAGATGGCTTTACATTATCAGTTTTACATGTAAATGATACACACTCTCACGCAGAGAACTTCCCTAAATTAGCAACAGCCGTAAAAGAGCAACGTGAAGCAAAAGAAAATGTCTTAACATTACATGCAGGTGACGCATTAACAGGAACATTATACTTTAATGAATTCCAAGGTAAAGCGGATTTAGCGATGATCAATGAAATCGGCTTTGATGCAATGGTGTTTGGTAACCATGAATTTGATTTAGGTTCATCACCTGAAGGTCTTCAAGCATTAGCAGATTTTGTAAAAGGTGCTAAATTCCCATTTGTTGGTGCAAATGTAGACTTCTCAGCAGATGATAAATTCACTGGTTTATTTACAGACTTAGTGTCAAGTGAACCAGAAAACGGCAAGATTTATAATGGTATTGTTAAAGAAATCAATGGTGAAAAAGTAGGTATTTTCGGTTTAACAACAGAAGAAACGAAAGATATCTCTTCCCCAGAAAAAGTGACATTCTCCAATTATATTGATGAAGCGAAAAAAGCAGTGACTGCATTTGAAGGCATGGGTGTTAATAAAATTATCGCTTTAACGCATATCGGCTATAATGATAATCCAAATGTTGATAATGATATTTTATTAGCCAAAAATGTCCCGGGTATTGATGTCATTGTTGGTGCACATGATCATAAGAAATTAGATGAACCATTTGTTGTTGATACAAATACAGTGGGCGAAGAAAAAGATGCAACATTGATCGTACAAGCAAATGAGTATGTGAAATACTTAGGTACGCTTGATGTAACATTTGATGACAATGGTATTGTGACAGAGTATGAGGGTGAATTAATTGACCTTGGAGAAGTAGCAGAAGAGGAAGCACTTGTAAAATTATTAGCACCATATAAAGAAAAGGTAGATGCAGCAAACAATAAAGAAATCGGTGTAACGTTGACGGAGGAATTAGCAAATCCACGTGCAAGTGAAGATAGCCTTGAAAGTGTACGTAGTAACGAAACAGCACTAGGAAATATTATTACAGATGGTATGCTAGCAAAAGCACAACAATATACAGATAAAACAGTTGTTATGGCATTGCAAAATGGTGGCGGTATTCGTGCAGCAATTCCAGCTGGTAATGTTACAGTTGGACAAGTCATTACTGTCCTACCATTTGGTAATACATTGGCATTAATGGATGTTACAGGTGCAGAATTAAAGGCAGCCTTTGAACATTCAGTAAGAAATGCACCACAAGAAAATGGTGGTTTCCTACACATTGCAGGTGCGAAATTACAATATGATTCTTCAAAAGAAGCAGGCGCTCGTGTTGTGTCAATCGAATATTTTGATAAAACAACTAATCAATATGTAGCAATAGAAGATGGCAAAACATATACAGTCGCAACAAATGCTTATACGGCTGGAGGCGGCGATGGCTTTGAAATGTTTGGAAAGGCCTATGAAGAAGGTCGTGTTACAGAATTAGGCTTATCTGACTGGGAAAACTTCCAAGAGCAATTACAATCATTAAAAGAAGTGAAAACAACAACAGAGGGACGTATTGTTGATATTGCTCAACAGCAATAA
- a CDS encoding bifunctional transcriptional activator/DNA repair enzyme AdaA — translation MEQPIQLSFDEMWEKIIACDQTYDGLFYTAVKTTKIYCRPSCRSRKPKKINVEFYSNIQQVEAAGYRACKRCQPEIEHSPHTQLIKHVIALLVNQYRRRLTLQDMAEHVGISPFYLERLFKQETAETPRMYLEKIRIDKAAYLLKHTAYTNLEICYEVGFQSPSNFYKVFRRLKNCSPTEYRQKEKLAL, via the coding sequence ATGGAGCAACCAATTCAGCTATCTTTTGACGAAATGTGGGAAAAAATTATAGCTTGTGATCAAACCTATGATGGGCTATTTTATACGGCCGTTAAAACGACTAAAATTTATTGTCGCCCTTCCTGTAGATCAAGAAAGCCGAAAAAAATAAATGTTGAATTTTACTCGAATATTCAACAAGTAGAAGCGGCTGGCTATCGAGCATGTAAACGATGTCAGCCTGAGATCGAACATTCTCCACATACGCAGCTAATTAAGCATGTGATAGCCTTGCTAGTCAATCAATATAGGCGCAGGCTCACATTACAAGATATGGCAGAGCATGTTGGCATCAGTCCCTTTTATCTTGAACGGTTATTTAAACAAGAAACTGCTGAAACACCTCGCATGTATTTAGAAAAGATTCGAATTGATAAGGCTGCCTATTTATTAAAGCATACAGCCTATACAAATCTGGAAATTTGCTATGAGGTAGGCTTTCAAAGCCCATCCAATTTTTATAAAGTATTTCGACGGTTAAAAAATTGCTCGCCTACAGAATACCGGCAGAAGGAGAAGCTGGCGCTATGA
- the panC gene encoding pantoate--beta-alanine ligase gives MKVVTTIQALTTEIQAAKQTQQTIGLVPTMGYLHDGHLTLAQAARAENDVVVMSIFVNPTQFGPNEDFASYPRDLPRDTALAESAGVDIVFAPSVEEMYPHDGGIRIAAGQQATILCGASRPGHFDGVLQVVAKLFHLTQPTRAYFGQKDAQQVAIIATMVRDFNFPLELRVIPVVREADGLAKSSRNVYLSERERQEAPAIYEALQLARDSFLATGNAASALAKAKAHIQARTHGNIDYIELLAYPDLTPVTATTEQVLLAAAVYIGKTRLIDNCIFTVKEGL, from the coding sequence ATGAAAGTCGTAACGACAATCCAAGCATTAACGACAGAAATACAAGCAGCAAAGCAAACGCAACAAACAATTGGGCTTGTGCCAACGATGGGCTATTTACATGATGGGCATTTAACATTGGCACAGGCAGCTCGTGCTGAAAATGATGTTGTTGTGATGAGTATTTTTGTGAACCCAACACAATTTGGACCAAATGAAGATTTTGCAAGCTATCCTCGGGATTTACCTAGAGATACAGCTTTAGCGGAGTCTGCTGGTGTCGATATTGTATTTGCGCCAAGCGTGGAAGAAATGTATCCACATGATGGTGGCATTCGTATTGCGGCAGGTCAGCAAGCAACCATTTTGTGCGGAGCGAGTCGCCCGGGGCATTTTGATGGCGTGTTACAGGTTGTAGCGAAATTATTTCATTTAACACAGCCAACACGAGCATATTTTGGGCAAAAGGATGCACAGCAGGTTGCGATTATTGCCACAATGGTACGGGATTTTAATTTCCCTTTAGAGCTGCGTGTTATACCAGTTGTACGTGAGGCGGATGGCTTGGCAAAATCCTCTCGTAATGTTTATTTAAGCGAGCGAGAGCGTCAGGAGGCTCCTGCTATTTACGAAGCCCTACAGCTAGCTCGGGATAGCTTTTTAGCAACTGGTAATGCCGCAAGTGCGCTTGCAAAGGCAAAGGCTCATATTCAGGCGAGAACACATGGCAATATTGATTACATTGAATTATTGGCATACCCAGATTTAACACCTGTTACAGCGACAACCGAGCAGGTGCTATTAGCAGCCGCCGTTTATATTGGCAAAACACGCTTAATTGATAATTGTATTTTTACTGTGAAAGAGGGACTGTAA
- a CDS encoding methylated-DNA--[protein]-cysteine S-methyltransferase: protein MKRYKLDYQSPIGVIEIEGTATAIYGINFSEREQLVHMPQQDTPQVMLDCYKQLDEYFIGERFDFTFPYQFEGTAFQQAVWHALPNVTYGKTASYKDIALAIHNEKAVRAVGSANGKNNISIVVPCHRIIGSNGTLTGYGGGMWRKEWLLQHEQAHYEKIKQPEN from the coding sequence ATGAAACGATATAAACTAGATTATCAATCACCAATTGGTGTGATTGAAATTGAAGGTACAGCTACAGCGATTTATGGCATTAATTTTTCAGAGCGAGAGCAGCTTGTACATATGCCACAGCAAGACACACCGCAAGTTATGCTAGACTGCTACAAGCAACTGGATGAATACTTTATAGGGGAGCGCTTTGACTTTACATTTCCTTATCAATTTGAGGGAACAGCCTTTCAGCAAGCAGTATGGCATGCCTTACCAAATGTTACCTATGGTAAAACGGCTTCCTATAAAGATATTGCTCTTGCTATTCACAATGAAAAGGCGGTAAGAGCTGTTGGTAGTGCGAATGGCAAAAATAATATTAGCATCGTTGTTCCTTGCCACCGCATTATCGGCTCAAATGGGACATTAACAGGCTATGGCGGCGGTATGTGGCGTAAAGAATGGCTGCTCCAGCATGAACAAGCCCACTATGAGAAGATCAAACAGCCAGAGAATTAA
- a CDS encoding DNA-3-methyladenine glycosylase family protein, giving the protein MNWTDCANGIELAIPKDFSFTACLTFFHRTDQEILYQVKDDLLYKLLKIEEQLILCKISAQVAILKVEFPLHQPTACEKQYIAQYIAEWFDLARDLHGFYTMAQQDQILQPLVETYKGLRVIGIPCLFEALTWAIIGQQINLPFAYTLKRRFIESFGEQLIVEGDSYWLFPTPAKITEIQVEDLRRLQFSQRKAEYIIAIAKIIANGELTKDVLRQQGDYIAIKQHLMTIRGIGAWTADYVLMRCLQEPTAFPIADVGLHNALKAQLALAQKPTIEEINTYAQHWEGWQAYATFYLWRSLYETI; this is encoded by the coding sequence ATGAACTGGACTGATTGTGCAAATGGTATAGAGCTTGCTATACCAAAGGACTTTAGTTTTACGGCATGTTTAACATTCTTTCACCGAACAGACCAAGAAATCCTTTATCAAGTTAAGGATGATCTACTCTACAAACTATTGAAAATAGAGGAACAGCTTATTTTATGTAAAATTAGCGCGCAGGTCGCAATACTAAAGGTTGAATTCCCATTGCACCAGCCTACTGCGTGTGAAAAACAATACATTGCCCAATATATTGCCGAATGGTTTGACTTAGCGAGAGATTTGCATGGCTTTTATACAATGGCACAGCAAGATCAAATTTTGCAGCCGCTTGTCGAAACATATAAAGGCTTGCGAGTAATAGGCATTCCCTGTTTATTTGAAGCGCTTACCTGGGCAATTATTGGGCAGCAAATTAATTTACCATTTGCCTACACATTAAAAAGGCGTTTTATCGAATCGTTTGGTGAGCAGCTTATTGTTGAGGGTGATAGCTATTGGCTATTTCCTACACCTGCTAAAATAACGGAAATACAGGTGGAAGATTTACGAAGGCTACAATTTTCACAAAGAAAGGCTGAGTATATAATCGCAATTGCCAAAATTATAGCAAATGGCGAGTTAACAAAGGATGTATTACGGCAGCAGGGCGACTATATAGCAATAAAACAGCATTTAATGACGATTCGTGGAATTGGCGCATGGACTGCTGATTATGTGCTGATGAGATGTTTACAGGAGCCTACTGCATTTCCAATAGCAGACGTTGGCTTACACAATGCTTTGAAAGCACAACTAGCATTAGCACAAAAGCCAACAATAGAGGAAATCAATACTTATGCGCAACATTGGGAGGGCTGGCAGGCTTATGCCACCTTCTATTTATGGAGGTCATTATATGAAACGATATAA
- a CDS encoding MFS transporter produces MILGIFAFFAKHMSDKMALSAVITVYSVICLLLGFMIMMLYKDPDQAKVSHEDKESRKSFDWAVLWKVLRMPTTWLATILIFTSYAMIISYYYITPYATAAFGASTLIAAALGYFSQYCRPVGSFSAGIIGDRIGVSNMVLIGYSLLALGLVGLILLPGKASFILMLLIFIGIIYTSMYALQAMHFAILVEGDYPVESTGTVSMPLMIIGYSGEIFMPIIAGACLDYWDGTAGYKVFFGILLGLTIVGLITVIIWQRVTKEKRQEIALQRKHAKEQALT; encoded by the coding sequence GTGATTTTAGGAATTTTCGCTTTTTTTGCGAAACATATGAGTGATAAAATGGCTCTTTCAGCGGTTATTACGGTGTATTCTGTAATTTGTCTTTTGTTAGGCTTTATGATTATGATGCTGTATAAAGACCCTGACCAGGCAAAGGTTAGCCATGAAGACAAGGAAAGTCGTAAATCATTTGATTGGGCAGTCCTTTGGAAAGTGTTAAGAATGCCAACAACCTGGCTTGCAACAATTCTTATTTTTACGTCCTATGCGATGATTATTAGCTATTATTACATTACACCTTATGCGACGGCAGCGTTTGGCGCGTCTACGCTAATTGCTGCGGCTTTAGGCTACTTCTCTCAATATTGTCGACCAGTTGGTAGCTTTAGTGCAGGCATTATTGGTGATCGAATTGGTGTGTCTAATATGGTGTTAATCGGCTATAGTTTATTAGCACTAGGTTTAGTGGGGCTTATTTTATTACCAGGGAAGGCTTCCTTTATCCTTATGCTCCTAATATTTATTGGGATTATTTATACATCTATGTATGCTTTACAAGCCATGCATTTTGCGATTCTAGTGGAAGGGGATTACCCTGTAGAATCAACAGGAACGGTTTCCATGCCGCTGATGATTATAGGCTATAGTGGTGAAATCTTTATGCCGATTATTGCAGGCGCTTGTTTAGATTATTGGGATGGTACGGCAGGCTATAAAGTGTTCTTCGGTATTTTATTAGGCTTAACGATTGTTGGATTGATTACAGTGATAATTTGGCAACGTGTAACAAAAGAAAAACGACAAGAAATTGCTTTGCAGAGAAAGCATGCGAAGGAACAAGCACTTACTTAA
- the panD gene encoding aspartate 1-decarboxylase, with the protein MLRMMMNSKIHRATVTQADLNYVGSITIDEDILDAVGMLANEKVHVVNNNNGARFETYIIAGKRGSGVICVNGAAARLVQRGDIVIIMSYAYVDNDEAKNHKPTVAIMGEGNTIREMIAYEPEATVM; encoded by the coding sequence ATGCTACGAATGATGATGAATAGTAAAATTCACCGCGCGACAGTGACACAGGCTGATTTAAATTATGTTGGCTCGATCACTATTGATGAGGATATTTTAGATGCAGTAGGGATGCTGGCAAACGAGAAGGTACATGTTGTCAATAATAACAATGGCGCTCGCTTTGAAACATATATTATTGCGGGCAAGCGAGGGTCAGGTGTCATTTGTGTAAATGGCGCAGCAGCACGACTTGTCCAACGTGGCGATATTGTTATTATTATGTCCTATGCATATGTGGATAATGATGAGGCAAAAAATCATAAGCCAACTGTTGCCATTATGGGCGAGGGCAATACAATTCGAGAAATGATTGCTTATGAGCCAGAAGCAACGGTGATGTAA
- the dinG gene encoding ATP-dependent DNA helicase DinG translates to MMESQKYAIVDLETTGHSPANGDRMIQIAIVIMKDWEIERTYTKFIDPGKAIPSFIQDLTHITDKDVKDALPFEAHADYIYELLADCVFVAHNADFDLSFLQAEFKRAGLPKWQGKKMDTVELAKILFPMSLSFKLGDLAADLHIELTNAHRADDDARATAELFKRCWKELLSLPQLTLEQMHKRSFRLKSNISQLFFEALQIKRQHVTTNDNVHYYHHLAICNGRKQYSNAKESIDYPQTIAEKVALMSKAMSNFEERPAQFMMMDTIWQALHAKQECVIEASTGIGKTAGYLLPAILYAQAANKKIAISTYTSYLQEQLVEEELPKIEEILGTRVNITVLKGMQHYIDLERFEQCMAYADESYDDTLTILQILVWLTKTETGVLSELNVSGGGQLFLEKIRKIPTDKPSKSFDFYEQALQNSAVADCIVTNHAMVLSDLVRQTPIFTQIDGWVIDEAHQFIQAAMQQDEVMFSYTQWKYILGQIGTMEDTALFQQFSAAAKKKQRISMQSLQRLDAQFIRLQRAFDDTIQQALKTIQQLTKGKQATSSKRTLFLEEAALAKEPFMQVSKLAQQWLDLAMEAGKAFENTLEQLDKSDCYIVTEWHYWIRELKIKIAEWEDIFLAPQDGNSVWLEFDIRSIPGSLHVFKKPMNVTTVINQVLAPIREEASIVWTSGTLTVPGNERFVTRQLGIANDIEVMKLQAPPAYYAGAKAYIVTDMPEIQHVSQEEYIEAVAHAITRTVRMTEGRCFVLFTSQDMLRKTVELIQDSELLDDYMLFAQGVTGGSRMRILKSFQKFSHAVLFGTNSFWEGVDVPGDALASVIVVRLPFSSPEEPVFKARAKYLTAQGRNSFTELSLPEAIMRFKQGFGRLIRSSQDKGAFIVLDRRITTKSYGKEFIKALPPIDVRKLQLPELLKELNHWQQ, encoded by the coding sequence ATGATGGAAAGTCAAAAATATGCAATTGTTGATTTAGAAACGACAGGTCATTCACCAGCAAATGGGGACAGGATGATTCAAATTGCAATTGTCATTATGAAGGATTGGGAAATTGAACGTACCTATACAAAATTTATTGACCCTGGGAAAGCGATCCCATCTTTTATTCAAGATTTAACACATATAACGGATAAGGATGTAAAGGATGCCTTACCATTTGAGGCACATGCCGATTACATATATGAGCTGCTAGCTGATTGTGTATTTGTCGCACATAATGCAGATTTTGACTTATCCTTTTTACAGGCAGAATTTAAACGAGCTGGTTTACCGAAATGGCAAGGTAAAAAAATGGACACGGTGGAGCTAGCGAAAATTCTATTCCCTATGTCCCTTAGCTTTAAATTAGGCGATTTAGCAGCAGACTTGCATATAGAGCTAACAAATGCCCATCGTGCGGATGATGATGCACGTGCGACAGCAGAGCTTTTTAAACGCTGTTGGAAGGAGCTACTAAGCCTACCACAGCTAACACTAGAGCAAATGCATAAACGCTCGTTTCGTCTAAAATCAAATATTTCCCAGTTATTTTTTGAGGCATTGCAAATTAAACGTCAGCACGTTACAACAAATGACAATGTACATTACTATCATCATTTGGCGATTTGTAATGGACGCAAGCAGTATAGTAATGCGAAGGAGTCCATTGATTATCCTCAAACTATAGCAGAGAAGGTAGCCTTAATGTCAAAAGCTATGTCTAATTTTGAGGAGCGCCCTGCCCAATTTATGATGATGGATACAATATGGCAAGCTCTACATGCCAAGCAGGAGTGTGTCATTGAAGCCTCCACAGGGATCGGTAAAACAGCAGGCTATTTACTGCCCGCTATCTTATATGCGCAGGCAGCCAATAAAAAAATAGCTATCAGCACCTATACTTCTTATTTACAGGAGCAGCTTGTAGAGGAGGAGCTACCAAAGATTGAAGAAATTCTCGGCACAAGAGTGAATATTACTGTACTAAAAGGCATGCAGCACTATATCGACCTTGAACGCTTTGAGCAGTGTATGGCTTATGCAGATGAATCCTATGACGATACACTGACCATTTTACAAATTCTTGTGTGGCTAACGAAAACGGAAACAGGTGTGTTAAGTGAGCTAAATGTTTCAGGCGGCGGCCAGCTCTTTTTAGAGAAAATACGTAAAATACCAACTGACAAGCCGTCTAAGAGCTTTGATTTTTATGAGCAGGCTTTACAAAATAGTGCAGTGGCAGACTGTATTGTGACGAATCATGCAATGGTGCTAAGTGATTTAGTGCGCCAAACACCCATCTTTACACAAATTGATGGCTGGGTAATTGATGAGGCACATCAATTTATTCAAGCCGCTATGCAGCAGGATGAGGTGATGTTCTCCTATACGCAATGGAAATATATTTTAGGGCAAATTGGCACAATGGAGGATACAGCCCTTTTTCAGCAATTCAGTGCTGCCGCAAAGAAGAAGCAACGTATATCGATGCAAAGCCTACAGCGACTCGATGCCCAATTTATCCGTTTACAGCGAGCATTCGATGACACCATTCAGCAAGCTTTGAAAACAATACAGCAGCTTACAAAAGGAAAGCAGGCTACTAGTAGTAAACGCACCTTATTTTTAGAGGAGGCGGCATTGGCCAAAGAGCCTTTTATGCAAGTGAGTAAGCTGGCTCAGCAATGGCTTGATCTTGCAATGGAGGCTGGTAAAGCCTTTGAAAACACGCTTGAGCAGTTAGATAAAAGCGATTGCTATATTGTGACAGAATGGCATTATTGGATTCGTGAGCTCAAAATAAAAATTGCTGAATGGGAGGATATTTTCCTAGCACCACAGGATGGCAATTCAGTATGGCTAGAATTTGATATACGTAGCATCCCCGGTAGCTTGCATGTTTTTAAAAAGCCTATGAATGTCACAACTGTTATTAATCAAGTATTAGCACCGATTCGTGAAGAGGCAAGCATTGTTTGGACATCAGGGACATTAACAGTGCCAGGCAATGAGCGCTTTGTCACACGGCAATTAGGTATTGCCAATGATATTGAAGTCATGAAGCTACAAGCACCACCAGCCTATTATGCGGGCGCAAAGGCATATATTGTCACAGATATGCCAGAAATTCAGCATGTTAGTCAGGAAGAATATATTGAGGCAGTCGCTCATGCGATTACACGTACAGTGCGAATGACAGAGGGGCGTTGCTTTGTGCTCTTTACCTCACAGGATATGCTGCGAAAAACAGTCGAGCTAATTCAAGATAGCGAACTGCTGGATGATTATATGCTGTTTGCGCAAGGTGTAACAGGAGGCAGTCGTATGCGTATTTTAAAATCATTCCAAAAGTTTAGCCATGCTGTGCTTTTTGGCACAAATAGCTTTTGGGAAGGTGTAGATGTGCCAGGTGATGCACTCGCCTCTGTGATTGTTGTACGCTTGCCATTTTCCTCACCAGAGGAGCCTGTTTTTAAAGCAAGAGCCAAGTATTTAACAGCGCAAGGGCGCAATTCCTTTACAGAGCTATCCTTACCAGAAGCGATTATGCGCTTTAAGCAAGGCTTTGGTCGCTTAATTCGCTCCTCACAGGATAAAGGAGCCTTTATTGTACTAGACCGTCGCATTACAACAAAATCATATGGCAAGGAATTTATTAAGGCATTACCACCGATTGATGTAAGGAAATTACAGCTTCCTGAGTTATTAAAAGAGCTAAATCATTGGCAGCAATAG
- a CDS encoding TetR/AcrR family transcriptional regulator, producing the protein MWKYFVDATADIIEEEGVENVTIRKIADKAGYNSATIYNYFSEISHLLFFASMRCMQDYTNEVARYIEKGKDPIEKYLLAWECFCQYSFKQPQIFHAVFIMDLGETPETLLENYYNFYPNDLINIPEDLQTILFQHSLTKRGRSMLEIALKEGYLTEGNVDAINEITLLIWQGMFTNLLNNRKNYDAQQATDIVMKYITEIVQNANIFDEQNKNKQL; encoded by the coding sequence ATGTGGAAATACTTTGTGGACGCCACAGCAGATATTATCGAAGAAGAAGGAGTAGAAAATGTAACGATCAGAAAAATTGCCGATAAAGCTGGTTATAATAGTGCTACCATCTACAATTATTTTTCAGAAATCTCTCATCTTCTATTTTTTGCCTCGATGAGATGTATGCAAGACTATACCAACGAAGTTGCCCGTTACATTGAAAAAGGCAAAGATCCCATTGAGAAATACTTATTGGCTTGGGAATGCTTTTGTCAATACTCCTTCAAACAACCTCAGATTTTTCACGCTGTCTTTATTATGGACTTAGGGGAAACACCAGAAACACTATTGGAAAATTATTATAATTTTTACCCTAATGATTTAATCAATATCCCAGAAGATTTACAGACCATTTTATTTCAACATAGTCTGACAAAACGAGGGCGTTCTATGTTAGAGATCGCTTTAAAAGAAGGCTACTTAACTGAGGGTAATGTAGATGCTATTAATGAAATCACACTTTTAATTTGGCAAGGCATGTTTACCAACCTATTAAACAATCGTAAAAACTATGATGCACAGCAAGCAACTGATATTGTTATGAAATATATTACTGAAATTGTTCAAAATGCCAACATTTTTGATGAGCAAAATAAAAACAAGCAACTTTAA